From the genome of Azospirillum brasilense, one region includes:
- the ppk2 gene encoding polyphosphate kinase 2, with protein sequence MDEVKTGAGVEEKPRKKRKALKLKDLGLGVPATGGEVLRDAKEAAAIEAHWRELGGGKPSKGGKKVKYIDELARLQFELIKLQEWVRVNGLKVCVLFEGRDAAGKGGVIKRITESLNPRVCRIVALGTPTEKERGQWYFQRYVAQLPAKGEIVLFDRSWYNRAGVEHVMGFCTDAEYQEFLRACPLFEEMLVQSGIILIKYWFSVSDEEQEKRFTERMRNPIKRWKLSPMDLESRKHWVEYSKAKDAMLEHTDKKLTPWYIVDADDKKKARLNCIHHLLQRIPYQDIAPVELDLPPRQSDDGYKRPKKSKQNWVPEMY encoded by the coding sequence ATGGACGAGGTCAAGACGGGTGCCGGGGTGGAGGAGAAGCCGCGGAAGAAGCGCAAGGCGCTAAAGCTGAAGGACCTCGGGCTCGGTGTGCCGGCCACCGGCGGCGAGGTGCTGCGCGACGCCAAGGAGGCCGCGGCCATCGAAGCCCACTGGCGCGAGTTGGGCGGCGGCAAGCCGTCGAAGGGCGGCAAGAAGGTCAAATACATCGACGAGCTGGCCCGGCTGCAGTTCGAGTTGATCAAGCTGCAGGAATGGGTGCGGGTCAACGGCCTGAAGGTCTGCGTGCTGTTCGAGGGGCGCGACGCCGCCGGCAAGGGCGGCGTCATCAAGCGCATTACCGAAAGCCTCAACCCCCGCGTCTGCCGGATCGTGGCGCTCGGCACGCCGACGGAGAAGGAGCGCGGGCAATGGTATTTCCAGCGCTACGTGGCGCAGCTTCCCGCCAAGGGTGAGATCGTCCTGTTCGACCGGAGCTGGTACAACCGCGCCGGCGTCGAGCATGTCATGGGCTTCTGCACCGACGCGGAGTACCAGGAGTTCCTGCGCGCTTGCCCGCTGTTCGAGGAGATGCTGGTCCAGTCCGGCATCATCCTGATCAAATACTGGTTCTCGGTCAGCGACGAGGAGCAGGAGAAGCGCTTCACCGAACGGATGCGCAACCCGATCAAGCGCTGGAAGCTCAGCCCGATGGACCTCGAATCGCGCAAGCACTGGGTCGAGTACTCCAAGGCCAAGGACGCCATGCTGGAGCACACCGACAAGAAGCTGACGCCCTGGTACATCGTCGACGCCGACGACAAGAAGAAGGCGCGGCTGAACTGCATCCACCACCTGTTGCAGCGGATCCCCTACCAGGATATCGCCCCGGTGGAGCTGGATCTGCCGCCGCGGCAGAGCGACGACGGCTACAAGCGGCCGAAGAAGTCGAAGCAGAACTGGGTGCCGGAGATGTACTGA
- a CDS encoding chloride channel protein, translating into MLTRRSLRDSVLGVLMLAGAIGAGVGLAVALLHETVVWTQSFVFSVAHGQGLGAAALADPWRTLLVPAVGGLLLGVMVKLVRRWRSNDIVDPVEANALYGGKMSLIDSLRLTLATLLSNGSGASVGMEAAYTQAGAGIASTLGQKLHLRRADLRTLVGCGAAAAISAAYGAPLAGAFYAFELVMGGYTIATLAPIGAASVAAVAVAHWLADPSPALFFGRPVAVEGWDYVACGVLGFLAGWLSILAMQAVTVAERGFRALPIPVWGRPALGGLALGALALAVPQVLGAGPGADPSQLARGLEAMAVLLVAKIVASALSLGSGFRGGLFSASLLLGGLFGGLAYGVVELLVPGLGLDRMLLVLAGMGAVAAGIIGAPVTMVLLVLEATQDFWAASGVLIGVVVSTTVVRQAFGYSFATWRFHLRGVPIRGAYDVGWVSELTAMRLMRGDVKTILTTQTLDTLRRLHPLGAAKTVFAVEPDGSYAGIIDMGAVHDPSLGDEDAKTPVGELAKHADDFLRPGDDVRSVLQRFCSAEVEALPVVTSPTDRRIVGYVTEAYALRRYSQELERQRGEELGERSLYGRD; encoded by the coding sequence GTGCTGACACGGCGGAGCCTGCGCGACAGCGTGCTGGGTGTGCTGATGCTCGCCGGGGCCATCGGCGCCGGGGTCGGGCTGGCCGTGGCCCTGCTGCACGAGACCGTGGTCTGGACGCAATCCTTCGTCTTTTCGGTCGCCCACGGGCAGGGCTTGGGCGCGGCCGCGCTGGCCGACCCCTGGCGGACCCTGCTGGTCCCCGCCGTCGGCGGCCTGCTGCTCGGCGTGATGGTGAAGCTGGTGCGGCGCTGGCGCTCCAACGACATCGTCGACCCCGTCGAGGCGAACGCGCTCTACGGCGGCAAGATGTCCCTGATCGACAGCCTGCGCCTGACGCTCGCGACCCTGCTGTCCAACGGCTCCGGCGCGTCGGTGGGGATGGAGGCGGCCTACACCCAGGCGGGGGCGGGCATCGCCTCGACGCTCGGGCAGAAGCTCCATCTGCGGCGGGCGGACCTGCGCACGCTGGTCGGCTGCGGGGCGGCGGCGGCCATCTCCGCCGCCTACGGCGCGCCGTTGGCCGGCGCCTTCTACGCCTTCGAGCTGGTCATGGGCGGCTACACCATCGCCACGCTGGCCCCGATCGGGGCAGCCTCGGTCGCCGCGGTGGCAGTGGCCCATTGGCTGGCCGACCCGTCCCCGGCCCTGTTCTTCGGCCGCCCGGTGGCGGTGGAGGGCTGGGACTATGTCGCCTGCGGGGTCCTCGGCTTCCTGGCGGGCTGGCTCAGCATCCTCGCCATGCAGGCGGTGACGGTGGCGGAGCGCGGCTTCCGCGCCTTGCCCATCCCCGTCTGGGGGCGCCCGGCGCTTGGCGGCCTCGCCCTGGGCGCGCTGGCTCTGGCGGTGCCGCAGGTGCTGGGCGCCGGACCCGGCGCCGACCCGTCGCAATTGGCCCGCGGGCTGGAGGCCATGGCGGTCCTGCTGGTTGCCAAGATCGTCGCGTCGGCCCTGTCACTCGGTTCCGGGTTCCGCGGCGGTCTGTTCAGCGCCTCGCTGCTTCTTGGCGGGTTGTTCGGCGGGCTGGCCTATGGTGTGGTCGAGCTGCTGGTGCCGGGGCTGGGGCTCGACCGGATGCTGCTGGTGCTGGCCGGCATGGGTGCGGTGGCGGCGGGCATCATCGGCGCGCCGGTCACCATGGTGCTTCTGGTGCTGGAGGCGACGCAGGACTTCTGGGCGGCGTCCGGCGTGCTGATCGGCGTGGTGGTGTCGACCACCGTGGTCCGCCAGGCCTTCGGCTACTCCTTCGCGACGTGGCGCTTCCACCTGCGCGGCGTGCCGATCCGCGGCGCCTACGACGTCGGCTGGGTGTCGGAGCTGACGGCGATGCGGCTGATGCGCGGCGACGTGAAGACGATCCTGACCACGCAGACCCTGGACACGCTGCGCCGCCTGCACCCATTGGGCGCCGCCAAGACCGTCTTCGCGGTGGAGCCGGACGGCTCCTACGCCGGCATCATCGACATGGGCGCCGTGCACGACCCGTCGCTCGGCGACGAGGACGCGAAGACGCCGGTGGGCGAGCTGGCCAAGCACGCCGACGACTTCCTGCGGCCGGGCGACGACGTGCGCAGCGTGCTCCAGCGCTTCTGCAGCGCCGAGGTGGAGGCCCTGCCGGTCGTGACGTCGCCCACCGACCGCCGGATCGTCGGCTACGTCACCGAGGCCTACGCCCTGCGTCGCTACAGCCAGGAGCTGGAGCGGCAGCGCGGCGAGGAGCTGGGCGAACGCAGCCTCTACGGGCGGGACTGA
- a CDS encoding maltotransferase domain-containing protein yields the protein MATAGPRIYNLFPTLVGPMRDWAGHLPRIQGMGFDWLFLNPIHYPGFSGSLYAVKDYYRLHDRIQGGAPEHPDELLRGFIAEAGRHGQSVMLDLVINHTAKDAILVGEHPDWYRRDSSGDLYSPRAVDPVDPSRVTIWGDLAMLDYERADVRAGLTDYWTRYLRHYIGLGVKGFRCDAAYQIPAEVWKTLIDRSREADPEVKFFAETLGCTVEQVRDLCGAGFDFLFNSAKWWDFKSDWLLDQYDEFRWIAPSIAFPESHDTDRLAAEVGSQDTERLAAQLKMHYLFAASFSTGVMMPVGYEYGFTRKLDVVSTTPDDWEDPKLDLTGFIGAVNAMKADSPALNVEGPQRRVTSPHNPVIGLIRGTGGWANGSGESCSVLLINPDENQPHAIDPGPLLASTGGGFADFEDVTPEAEPLPFEPGRDLRLRPLEMRVFRARPAQSRPIELNHLGERGAEHDAGTRAWMDELASRRVTIENVYPELDGGRFPVKRVVGDVMEVWADIYTDGTFVLGAAVTYRPVDEEEWREVPMTFVDNDRWVGKLPLTRNTRYQYSILAWRDVWESWRADFKKKHDVGMDVSLELIEGRRFVEHAVGQNEGEGRAALERVVERMTSLHGPELIAYALSDEPRHAMAKYGERQYLSRYGCDLEVYVDRTAARYSAWFEIFPRSASPDPSRPGTFDDVSTMLPFIRGMGFDVLYFPPIHPIGRSFRKGRNNTLNPGPNDPGVPYAIGATEGGHADIDPMIGDFDGFRRLVKEARRHGIEIALDFAVQCSPDHPWIKSHPQWFYWRPDGTIRYAENPPKKYQDIVNVSFYREAYPDLWYALRDVVLFWCDEGVRIFRVDNPHTKPFPFWEWMIREVQDRFPDALFLAEAFTRPKLMRRLAKIGFTQSYSYFTWRNTKAELTEYLTELTQGESKDYMQPNFFANTPDILPPILVHGGRPAHMMRAVLAGTLSGVYGLYAPYFVCEADPYPGKEEYNHSEKYEIRHWDWNKPGNIVDYVTRLNKIRAENPALHKFTNLKFYNAYDDNILLYGKMTESKDNVILIAVNLDPHNGHGGTIEVPLWELGLDDGAHVQVEDLFTGQRFTWIGKFQHVWLDPQQNPAAIWRIRPPGR from the coding sequence ATGGCCACCGCCGGACCGCGCATCTACAACCTGTTTCCCACGCTCGTCGGCCCGATGCGCGACTGGGCCGGGCATCTGCCCCGCATCCAGGGCATGGGCTTCGACTGGCTGTTCCTGAACCCGATCCATTATCCCGGCTTCTCGGGCAGCCTCTACGCCGTGAAGGACTATTACCGGCTGCACGACCGCATCCAGGGCGGCGCGCCGGAGCATCCGGACGAGCTGCTGCGCGGCTTCATCGCCGAGGCCGGGCGGCATGGCCAGTCGGTGATGCTCGACCTCGTCATCAACCACACCGCCAAGGACGCGATCCTGGTCGGCGAGCATCCGGACTGGTACCGGCGCGATTCCAGCGGCGACCTCTACAGTCCGCGCGCCGTCGATCCGGTGGACCCATCGCGGGTGACCATCTGGGGCGACCTCGCCATGCTCGACTACGAGCGGGCGGATGTCCGGGCGGGCCTGACCGACTATTGGACCCGCTATTTGCGCCATTACATCGGCCTCGGGGTAAAGGGCTTCCGCTGCGACGCCGCCTACCAGATCCCGGCGGAGGTGTGGAAGACGCTGATCGACCGCTCCCGCGAGGCCGATCCGGAGGTGAAGTTCTTCGCCGAGACGCTGGGTTGCACGGTGGAGCAGGTGCGCGACCTGTGCGGGGCGGGTTTCGACTTCCTGTTCAACAGCGCCAAATGGTGGGACTTCAAGTCCGACTGGCTGCTCGACCAGTATGACGAGTTCCGCTGGATCGCCCCCTCCATCGCCTTCCCGGAAAGCCACGACACCGACCGTCTGGCGGCCGAGGTCGGCAGCCAGGACACCGAGCGGCTGGCCGCCCAGCTGAAGATGCACTACCTGTTCGCCGCCTCCTTCTCGACCGGCGTGATGATGCCGGTGGGGTACGAGTACGGCTTCACCCGCAAGCTGGACGTGGTGAGCACCACGCCGGACGATTGGGAGGACCCGAAGCTCGACCTGACCGGCTTCATCGGGGCGGTCAACGCGATGAAGGCGGACAGCCCGGCGCTGAATGTCGAAGGGCCGCAGCGGCGTGTCACCTCTCCCCACAATCCGGTGATCGGGCTGATCCGCGGCACCGGCGGCTGGGCCAACGGAAGCGGGGAGAGTTGCTCCGTCCTGCTCATCAACCCGGACGAGAACCAGCCCCATGCCATCGATCCCGGCCCGCTGCTGGCCAGCACCGGTGGCGGTTTCGCCGATTTCGAGGACGTGACCCCGGAGGCCGAACCGCTGCCCTTCGAGCCGGGCCGCGACCTGCGCCTGCGCCCGCTGGAGATGCGCGTCTTCCGCGCCCGCCCGGCGCAGAGCCGCCCCATCGAACTGAACCATCTGGGCGAACGCGGGGCGGAGCACGACGCCGGCACCCGCGCCTGGATGGACGAACTGGCCTCCCGCCGCGTCACCATCGAGAACGTCTATCCGGAGTTGGACGGCGGTCGTTTCCCGGTGAAGCGGGTGGTCGGCGACGTGATGGAGGTGTGGGCGGACATCTACACCGACGGCACCTTCGTCCTGGGCGCCGCCGTCACCTACCGCCCGGTCGACGAGGAGGAATGGCGCGAGGTGCCCATGACCTTCGTCGACAACGACCGCTGGGTGGGCAAGCTTCCGCTGACCCGCAACACGCGCTACCAATACAGCATCCTGGCGTGGCGCGACGTCTGGGAGAGCTGGCGCGCCGACTTCAAGAAGAAGCACGACGTCGGGATGGACGTGAGCCTGGAACTGATCGAAGGCCGCCGCTTCGTCGAGCACGCGGTCGGGCAGAATGAAGGCGAGGGCCGTGCCGCGCTGGAGCGGGTGGTGGAGCGGATGACCAGCCTCCATGGGCCGGAGCTGATCGCCTACGCCCTGTCGGACGAACCGCGCCACGCCATGGCGAAGTATGGCGAGCGGCAATATCTGTCCCGCTACGGCTGCGACCTGGAGGTCTATGTGGACCGCACCGCGGCCCGCTACTCCGCGTGGTTCGAGATCTTCCCGCGCTCGGCCTCGCCGGACCCGTCGCGGCCCGGCACCTTTGACGACGTGTCGACCATGCTGCCCTTCATCCGGGGCATGGGCTTCGACGTGCTGTACTTCCCGCCGATCCACCCGATCGGGCGCAGCTTCCGCAAGGGACGCAACAACACGCTGAACCCCGGCCCGAACGATCCCGGTGTACCCTACGCCATCGGCGCGACGGAGGGCGGGCACGCCGACATCGACCCGATGATCGGCGACTTCGACGGCTTCCGCCGGCTGGTCAAGGAGGCGCGGCGGCACGGCATCGAGATCGCGCTGGACTTCGCCGTCCAGTGCTCCCCCGACCATCCCTGGATCAAGTCGCACCCGCAATGGTTCTACTGGCGCCCCGACGGCACGATCCGTTACGCCGAGAACCCGCCGAAGAAGTACCAGGACATCGTCAACGTCAGCTTCTACCGCGAGGCCTATCCGGACCTGTGGTACGCGCTGCGCGACGTCGTGCTGTTCTGGTGCGACGAGGGGGTGCGCATCTTCCGCGTCGACAACCCGCACACCAAGCCCTTCCCCTTCTGGGAATGGATGATCCGCGAGGTGCAGGACCGCTTCCCCGACGCGCTGTTCCTGGCCGAGGCCTTCACCCGGCCCAAGCTGATGCGGCGGCTTGCGAAGATCGGCTTCACCCAGTCCTACAGCTACTTCACGTGGCGCAACACCAAGGCGGAACTGACCGAGTATCTGACGGAGCTGACCCAGGGCGAGTCCAAGGACTACATGCAGCCCAACTTCTTCGCCAACACGCCGGACATCCTGCCGCCGATCCTGGTCCATGGCGGCCGGCCGGCGCATATGATGCGCGCCGTGCTGGCCGGCACCTTGTCGGGCGTCTACGGTCTCTACGCCCCGTATTTCGTCTGCGAGGCCGACCCCTATCCAGGCAAGGAGGAGTACAACCACTCCGAAAAATACGAGATCCGGCACTGGGACTGGAACAAGCCCGGCAACATCGTCGACTACGTGACGCGGCTGAACAAGATCCGCGCGGAGAACCCGGCGCTCCACAAATTCACGAACCTGAAGTTCTACAACGCCTATGACGACAACATCCTGCTCTACGGCAAGATGACGGAGAGCAAGGACAACGTCATACTGATCGCGGTGAACCTCGACCCGCACAACGGCCATGGCGGCACCATCGAAGTTCCGCTGTGGGAGTTGGGGTTGGACGACGGCGCCCATGTCCAGGTGGAGGATCTGTTCACCGGCCAGCGCTTCACCTGGATCGGCAAGTTCCAGCATGTCTGGCTGGACCCGCAGCAGAACCCGGCGGCGATCTGGCGCATCCGTCCGCCGGGGCGGTAA
- a CDS encoding EAL domain-containing protein: MTAEQIRGGKCGGQCAEGLGFDFTMAFQPIVDVGDGLGGGRPWAHEALVRGLDGQGAGWVLGQVTEANRYAFDQACRVKAIELAASLGMGQQPDTRLSINFLPNAVYQPEACIRATLAAAKRTGFPPERIIFEVTENERVVDGAHLKAIFTEYKRQGFHTAIDDFGSGYSGLNLLAEFQPDIIKLDMELTRSIDTDRTRRSIVGAILTVCRDLGITPVAEGIETPGEAKALRDLGITLMQGYLFARPAVERLVSPAMDFEPAVA; encoded by the coding sequence ATGACGGCGGAGCAGATCAGGGGCGGAAAGTGCGGCGGGCAGTGCGCCGAGGGATTGGGGTTCGACTTCACCATGGCCTTCCAGCCGATCGTCGATGTCGGTGATGGGCTCGGCGGGGGGCGGCCGTGGGCGCACGAGGCGCTCGTGCGCGGCCTCGACGGCCAGGGGGCGGGCTGGGTGCTGGGTCAGGTGACCGAGGCGAACCGCTACGCCTTCGATCAGGCCTGTCGGGTCAAGGCCATCGAGCTGGCCGCCAGCCTCGGCATGGGCCAGCAGCCCGACACCCGGCTGTCGATCAATTTCCTTCCCAACGCCGTCTACCAGCCCGAAGCCTGTATCCGCGCCACGCTGGCCGCCGCCAAGCGCACCGGTTTCCCGCCGGAGCGCATCATCTTCGAGGTGACGGAGAACGAGCGGGTCGTCGACGGCGCCCATCTGAAGGCCATCTTCACCGAATACAAGCGCCAGGGCTTCCACACCGCCATCGATGATTTCGGCTCGGGCTATTCCGGCCTGAACCTGCTCGCCGAATTCCAGCCGGACATCATCAAGCTGGACATGGAACTGACACGCTCGATCGACACCGACCGCACCCGCCGCAGCATCGTCGGCGCGATCCTCACCGTGTGCCGCGATCTCGGCATCACCCCGGTGGCCGAGGGCATCGAAACGCCCGGCGAGGCAAAGGCGCTGCGCGATCTGGGGATCACGCTGATGCAGGGCTATCTGTTCGCCCGCCCGGCGGTGGAACGGCTGGTGTCGCCCGCCATGGATTTCGAACCGGCGGTGGCCTGA
- a CDS encoding ABC transporter ATP-binding protein — protein sequence MMSEPLLQVEGLTAGYGGAVTVDRLSLSVATGEAVALLGANGAGKSTLLKAILGLVPAMGGRVRMAGEDIGALAPERRVRRGLGYVPEGRRVFPGMTVRDNLEVASRLGRAERARDLERAFALFPALEGKAEERAWRLSGGQQQMLAVGRALMGRPRVLLLDEPSLGLSPKLAGEVFAAVRAIAATGTAVLVAEQSAARALSAAGRVVLLRLGRAVHDGPVEALPADALRDAFLGG from the coding sequence ATGATGAGCGAGCCCCTGTTGCAGGTCGAGGGGCTGACCGCCGGCTATGGCGGGGCGGTCACCGTGGACCGCCTGTCGCTGTCCGTCGCGACGGGGGAGGCGGTGGCCCTGCTGGGCGCCAACGGAGCGGGTAAGTCGACACTGCTCAAGGCCATCCTCGGCCTCGTCCCGGCGATGGGTGGGCGGGTCCGGATGGCGGGGGAAGATATCGGCGCCCTCGCCCCGGAACGGCGGGTGCGCCGCGGCCTGGGTTATGTGCCGGAGGGACGGCGCGTCTTCCCCGGCATGACCGTGCGCGACAATCTGGAGGTGGCGAGCCGGCTGGGCCGGGCCGAGCGCGCCCGCGACCTGGAGCGCGCCTTCGCCCTGTTCCCAGCGCTGGAGGGCAAGGCGGAGGAACGGGCGTGGCGTCTGTCCGGCGGGCAGCAGCAGATGCTGGCGGTGGGCCGCGCGCTGATGGGCCGCCCGCGGGTCCTGCTGCTCGACGAGCCGTCGCTCGGCCTGTCGCCCAAGCTGGCGGGGGAGGTCTTCGCCGCCGTCCGCGCCATTGCCGCGACCGGAACGGCGGTTCTGGTCGCCGAGCAGAGCGCCGCCCGCGCCCTGTCCGCCGCCGGGCGCGTTGTCCTGCTACGGCTCGGCCGGGCGGTGCACGACGGGCCGGTGGAAGCCCTTCCGGCCGACGCGCTGCGGGACGCCTTTCTGGGCGGCTGA
- a CDS encoding polyphosphate kinase 2 family protein has product MGNGNGKIRLDKLDMTAEGIGSKDDYERRLAKLQKDLLHIQQTYWHEKRRAILVFEGWDAAGKGGCIRRLTEPLDPRGFHVWPIGAPAADEQGKHYLYRFWTKLPAPGTFAIFDRSWYGRVLVERVEGFADKEQWKRAYDEINQFEKMLTDDGVRIIKIFMHITPDEQLNRFRERLSNPYKRWKLTEEDLRNRARWDDYSKAIEAMFDKTSTETAPWQAVPANSKWHARLKVMEIVTEALSRGVNVAPPPIDLTVARIAAEVLGVHLTFDTKEKD; this is encoded by the coding sequence ATGGGCAACGGAAACGGCAAGATCCGTCTCGACAAGCTCGATATGACGGCGGAGGGCATCGGCAGCAAGGACGACTACGAACGCCGCCTCGCCAAACTCCAGAAGGACCTGCTGCACATCCAGCAGACCTACTGGCACGAGAAGCGCCGCGCCATCCTGGTGTTCGAGGGCTGGGACGCCGCCGGCAAGGGCGGCTGCATCCGCCGCCTGACCGAACCGCTCGACCCCCGCGGCTTCCACGTCTGGCCGATCGGCGCCCCGGCGGCGGACGAGCAGGGCAAGCACTACCTCTACCGCTTCTGGACCAAGCTGCCCGCCCCCGGCACCTTCGCCATCTTCGACCGCTCCTGGTACGGCCGCGTGCTGGTGGAGCGGGTGGAGGGCTTCGCCGACAAGGAGCAGTGGAAGCGCGCCTACGACGAGATCAACCAGTTCGAGAAGATGCTGACCGACGACGGGGTCCGCATCATCAAGATCTTCATGCACATCACGCCCGACGAGCAGCTCAACCGCTTTCGCGAGCGGCTGAGCAACCCCTACAAGCGCTGGAAGCTGACCGAGGAGGATCTGCGCAACCGCGCCCGCTGGGACGACTACAGCAAGGCCATCGAGGCGATGTTCGACAAGACCTCGACCGAGACGGCGCCCTGGCAGGCAGTCCCCGCCAATTCCAAATGGCACGCCCGCCTGAAGGTGATGGAGATCGTGACGGAGGCGCTGAGCCGCGGCGTCAACGTCGCGCCGCCGCCCATCGACCTGACCGTCGCCCGGATCGCCGCAGAGGTTCTGGGCGTCCACCTGACATTCGACACCAAAGAGAAGGACTGA